The proteins below are encoded in one region of Amycolatopsis magusensis:
- a CDS encoding Pvc16 family protein: protein MLADVDSSIRAWLTEELSPGTEIGFEPPGLLADIPRRPRRAGIVNLFLYAVNENLDGLPVGRLRARDAEGRVTGSHVTHRSYHLSYLVTAWAADVAEEHELLGALIGAHTEHDALSADHLRGSLRVLETALPVRLGWAPASRGDLWTALGLTMRTALDLTVTAPALPSRLEPAAPPVRAVELEAHHEVPPPPETPRRRWERTAIHER, encoded by the coding sequence GTGCTGGCAGACGTCGATTCCTCCATCCGGGCCTGGCTCACCGAAGAGCTCTCCCCCGGCACCGAGATCGGGTTCGAACCGCCGGGGCTGCTGGCGGACATCCCGCGCCGGCCGCGGCGGGCGGGCATCGTCAACCTGTTCCTGTATGCGGTCAACGAGAACCTCGACGGCCTGCCGGTCGGCAGGCTCCGGGCCCGCGACGCCGAAGGGCGGGTGACCGGCAGCCACGTCACCCACCGCAGCTACCACCTGTCGTACCTGGTCACCGCCTGGGCGGCGGACGTCGCCGAGGAGCACGAACTGCTCGGCGCGCTGATCGGCGCGCACACCGAGCACGACGCGCTGAGCGCCGACCACCTGCGCGGCTCCCTGCGGGTGCTGGAGACCGCGCTGCCGGTGCGCCTGGGCTGGGCGCCCGCTTCGCGCGGGGACCTGTGGACGGCGCTGGGGCTGACCATGCGCACCGCACTGGACCTGACCGTCACCGCGCCGGCGCTGCCGTCCCGGCTGGAACCCGCCGCGCCGCCGGTGCGGGCGGTGGAACTCGAGGCGCACCACGAGGTGCCCCCACCGCCGGAAACCCCGCGGCGGCGGTGGGAACGCACCGCGATCCACGAGCGGTAG
- a CDS encoding phage tail sheath family protein, whose translation MPNYLAPGVYVEEVSSGSRPIEGVGTAVAGFIGFAERGPVAEPVLVTNWTHFTRVFGGFAEGAYLPHAVYGFFLNGGGAAYVLRLGDGEDGPAPERRAVVPAVDDKRPAFAVRALGSAEEEISVTVAEAGEAGEDTFRIDVLSGGKVVETFDNLTTKRGANNVATVLSRQSKLVELEEARSGALSAPKKGTTTALTGPAPAPKALSATEYVGDPVERTGLGGFEAIDEITMVAVPDLMSAYQRGLLDADGVKAVQVALMAHCELMSDRVAILDPPPGLNSQQVRDWRTEFAGYDSKYATLYWPWVQVMDPVTGNRVSVPPSGHLAGVWARSDEMRGVHKAPANEVLRGVVSLQTVISRSEQELLNPLGVNCLRAFPGQGIRVWGARTLSSDPEWRYINVRRLFNFIEESILNGTNWVVFEPNDEYLWESVQRVISAFLQRVWRSGALVGRSPQEAFFVKCDAENNPPESRDAGNLIIEIGVAPVKPAEFVVFRISQLPQGAALEE comes from the coding sequence ATGCCCAACTACCTCGCCCCCGGTGTGTACGTGGAGGAGGTGTCGTCCGGCTCCCGGCCCATCGAAGGCGTGGGCACCGCCGTTGCGGGCTTCATCGGCTTCGCCGAGCGGGGCCCGGTCGCCGAACCCGTGCTGGTCACCAACTGGACCCACTTCACCCGGGTGTTCGGTGGTTTCGCCGAGGGCGCCTACCTGCCGCACGCGGTCTACGGCTTCTTCCTCAACGGCGGTGGCGCCGCCTACGTGCTGCGCCTCGGCGACGGTGAGGACGGCCCGGCGCCCGAGCGGCGCGCCGTCGTGCCCGCCGTCGACGACAAGCGGCCCGCCTTCGCGGTGCGCGCCCTCGGGTCGGCCGAGGAGGAGATCAGCGTGACCGTGGCCGAGGCGGGCGAGGCGGGGGAGGACACCTTCCGCATCGACGTGCTCAGCGGCGGCAAGGTGGTGGAGACCTTCGACAACCTGACCACCAAGCGCGGCGCCAACAACGTGGCCACCGTCCTTTCACGACAGTCCAAACTGGTCGAGCTGGAGGAGGCCAGGTCCGGCGCGCTCTCGGCGCCCAAGAAGGGCACCACCACCGCGCTCACCGGACCCGCCCCGGCGCCGAAAGCGCTCAGCGCCACCGAATACGTCGGCGACCCGGTCGAGCGCACCGGCCTCGGCGGGTTCGAGGCGATCGACGAGATCACCATGGTCGCGGTGCCGGACCTGATGTCGGCCTACCAGCGCGGCCTGCTCGACGCCGACGGGGTCAAGGCGGTGCAGGTGGCGCTGATGGCGCACTGCGAGCTGATGTCGGACCGGGTCGCCATCCTGGACCCGCCGCCCGGGCTCAACTCCCAGCAGGTGCGCGACTGGCGCACCGAATTCGCCGGCTACGACAGCAAGTACGCCACGCTGTACTGGCCGTGGGTGCAGGTCATGGACCCGGTCACGGGCAACCGGGTCAGCGTGCCGCCCAGCGGTCACCTCGCCGGGGTGTGGGCGCGCAGCGACGAGATGCGCGGGGTGCACAAGGCGCCGGCCAACGAGGTGCTGCGCGGGGTGGTGTCCCTGCAGACGGTGATCAGCCGCTCCGAGCAGGAACTGCTCAACCCGCTGGGCGTCAACTGCCTGCGGGCCTTCCCCGGCCAGGGCATCCGGGTGTGGGGTGCGCGCACGCTGTCCAGCGATCCGGAGTGGCGCTACATCAACGTGCGCCGGCTGTTCAACTTCATCGAGGAGTCCATCCTCAACGGCACCAACTGGGTCGTGTTCGAACCCAACGACGAGTACCTGTGGGAAAGCGTGCAGCGGGTGATCAGCGCGTTCCTGCAACGGGTGTGGCGCAGCGGGGCGCTGGTCGGGCGGTCACCGCAGGAGGCGTTCTTCGTCAAGTGCGACGCGGAGAACAACCCGCCGGAAAGCCGTGACGCGGGCAACCTGATCATCGAGATCGGGGTGGCGCCGGTGAAACCCGCCGAGTTCGTCGTGTTCCGGATTTCCCAGCTGCCGCAGGGCGCGGCGCTCGAAGAGTAG
- a CDS encoding phage tail protein, which translates to MTNPGFGRTSNASTNTSTLVSAARFVVQFDLGGGEISFSEMSGITSEVEVSEYMSSGSLGVTMSKQFGKTKPATVVLKRGVDQDYALWTWHQEVLSGMPSARRGCSLLLQDTVGVNKQVYRLTNAWPSKLEVGGLKAGGSEAVIATVTLTCEQIDLKPGNGAG; encoded by the coding sequence ATGACCAACCCCGGCTTCGGCCGCACCTCCAACGCCAGCACCAACACCTCCACCCTGGTTTCCGCCGCCCGCTTCGTGGTGCAGTTCGACCTCGGTGGCGGCGAGATCAGCTTCTCCGAGATGAGCGGCATCACCTCCGAGGTGGAGGTGTCCGAGTACATGAGCAGCGGCTCGCTCGGGGTGACCATGTCCAAGCAGTTCGGCAAGACCAAGCCGGCCACCGTGGTGCTCAAGCGCGGGGTCGACCAGGACTACGCGCTGTGGACCTGGCACCAGGAGGTCCTTTCGGGCATGCCGAGCGCGCGGCGGGGCTGTTCGCTGCTGCTGCAGGACACCGTGGGGGTGAACAAGCAGGTGTACCGGCTGACCAACGCCTGGCCGTCCAAACTGGAGGTCGGGGGGCTGAAGGCGGGCGGCAGCGAGGCGGTCATCGCCACGGTCACGCTGACCTGTGAGCAGATCGACCTCAAGCCGGGCAACGGGGCGGGGTGA
- a CDS encoding phage tail assembly protein: protein MTAPADAGAPSAGLRTEFPFTLPRGYVDEQGRVHRDGVLRLATAKDELTAHAEPMVRQNPAYLSIFLVMRTVTRLGALSGVDRFVVEHLFASDLAFLQDLYRRVNQRGDTEAEVACPDCGREFLVDLAGGP, encoded by the coding sequence ATGACCGCGCCGGCCGACGCGGGTGCGCCGAGCGCGGGGCTGCGCACCGAATTCCCGTTCACGCTGCCGCGGGGTTACGTCGACGAGCAGGGCCGGGTGCACCGCGACGGGGTGCTGCGCCTGGCCACCGCGAAGGACGAACTGACCGCGCACGCCGAGCCGATGGTCCGGCAGAATCCGGCTTACCTGTCGATCTTCCTGGTGATGCGCACGGTGACCAGGCTGGGTGCGCTGTCCGGTGTGGACAGGTTCGTGGTCGAGCACCTGTTCGCCTCGGACCTGGCTTTCCTGCAGGACCTGTACCGGCGGGTGAACCAGCGCGGCGACACCGAAGCCGAGGTCGCCTGCCCCGACTGCGGGCGGGAGTTCCTGGTGGACCTGGCGGGCGGGCCGTGA
- a CDS encoding DUF6760 family protein — protein sequence MTTATQSPADRLWAEIVYIAYYLHWSFDSILELDHRTRARVIEEIAAINTQLSTPADG from the coding sequence GTGACCACCGCCACGCAGAGCCCGGCGGACCGGTTGTGGGCGGAGATCGTGTACATCGCCTACTACCTGCACTGGTCGTTCGACTCGATCCTGGAACTGGACCACCGGACGCGGGCCAGGGTCATCGAAGAGATCGCGGCCATCAACACCCAACTGTCCACTCCCGCCGACGGCTAG
- a CDS encoding eCIS core domain-containing protein translates to MTTSETIASSVSVAQAPEATPPSEAALPSNADPSSEAALLSDAGPSSDTALSPDATPTSPTTPESVAAPIPVAISDSAAGPNSGAIPVAVADLTSAAPPVSVDALAPVAASVSVDTPTSAAAAAIDSLTSVAAAVPADAPAPAADPVSVDTPTSVAAPVSVDTPTSVAAPGSFDTPTSVTAAVSVDTPTSAAAAAIDSLTSVAAPAAVDALPSAAGPTLVHPPVSAAVPESVAKPAKATSAPGVGPTSVAAPVPSAADQAVAPGVEESGVAAEGSVAAVAAPDPGTGPAPVGSAAERSAVAGAWGSAEAGGLERSGIAVATQVRRPAIGSARSGQLPDEQANSSIPVAVAAPLGRLLSADVSAVPVRRGRAVAQLARRFDARAFTHEGIVHLPDSLGALDGAAATPVLAHELTHAVQQRRYGGALPEPDSAEGQELEAEAVAIEQWFAADFPQTREPAPAETPIRHPAVQLAPRETPTSTSTSTDNDEVPEGLLLLLQLAEQEREQEREQEQEPPEEKHQEEIPTLSLEDILKALAEKPPRRWVDLDDNKAYLELSNRLYADLVSRLRFDFLVERERSGSLSDFG, encoded by the coding sequence GTGACCACCTCGGAGACGATCGCTTCTTCGGTCTCGGTTGCTCAGGCCCCGGAGGCAACCCCGCCTTCGGAGGCCGCTCTGCCATCGAATGCCGACCCGTCTTCGGAGGCCGCCCTGCTTTCGGATGCAGGCCCGTCTTCGGATACCGCTCTGTCTCCGGATGCCACTCCGACCTCACCCACCACCCCGGAGTCGGTCGCCGCGCCGATCCCGGTCGCGATCTCGGATTCGGCCGCCGGGCCGAATTCCGGCGCCATTCCGGTGGCGGTTGCCGACCTGACCTCGGCTGCCCCTCCGGTTTCGGTTGACGCGCTGGCTCCGGTGGCTGCCTCGGTTTCGGTTGACACGCCGACTTCGGCTGCCGCTGCGGCGATCGATTCGCTGACCTCGGTGGCTGCTGCGGTTCCGGCTGACGCGCCAGCTCCGGCTGCTGATCCGGTCTCAGTCGACACGCCGACCTCCGTGGCCGCTCCGGTTTCAGTCGACACGCCGACTTCCGTGGCCGCTCCGGGTTCGTTTGACACGCCGACTTCGGTGACTGCTGCGGTTTCGGTCGACACGCCGACTTCGGCTGCCGCTGCGGCAATCGACTCGCTGACCTCGGTGGCTGCTCCGGCTGCGGTTGACGCGCTGCCTTCGGCGGCCGGTCCGACTTTGGTGCACCCGCCGGTTTCGGCTGCCGTTCCGGAGTCGGTTGCCAAGCCGGCCAAGGCGACTTCGGCTCCGGGGGTCGGTCCGACTTCGGTTGCTGCGCCGGTTCCGAGTGCTGCGGATCAGGCTGTGGCGCCGGGGGTCGAGGAGTCGGGTGTCGCTGCCGAGGGGAGTGTCGCGGCGGTTGCTGCGCCGGATCCGGGTACTGGTCCTGCTCCTGTGGGTTCGGCTGCGGAAAGGTCTGCTGTGGCTGGAGCCTGGGGCTCGGCCGAAGCAGGAGGCCTGGAACGTTCCGGAATCGCCGTTGCCACGCAAGTTCGCCGCCCGGCTATCGGATCGGCCCGGTCTGGACAGCTTCCAGACGAACAGGCCAACTCCTCGATCCCCGTGGCGGTCGCCGCGCCGTTGGGCAGGCTGCTCTCGGCTGACGTCTCCGCCGTCCCCGTCCGGCGCGGGCGGGCGGTGGCCCAGTTGGCCCGGCGCTTCGACGCCCGGGCGTTCACCCACGAAGGCATCGTGCACCTCCCCGACTCCCTCGGCGCGCTCGACGGTGCGGCGGCCACTCCCGTGCTCGCCCACGAGTTGACCCACGCCGTCCAGCAACGGCGCTACGGCGGCGCGCTTCCCGAGCCGGATTCGGCCGAGGGGCAAGAACTGGAAGCCGAAGCCGTCGCGATCGAGCAGTGGTTCGCCGCCGACTTCCCCCAGACCCGCGAACCGGCACCGGCCGAGACGCCCATCCGCCACCCCGCCGTGCAGCTCGCTCCCCGGGAGACACCAACCAGCACCAGCACCAGCACCGACAACGACGAGGTGCCGGAGGGCCTCCTCCTCCTGCTTCAACTAGCCGAACAAGAACGAGAACAAGAGCGAGAACAAGAACAAGAGCCACCGGAGGAGAAGCACCAGGAAGAGATCCCGACACTGTCCCTTGAGGACATTCTCAAAGCCCTGGCGGAGAAGCCACCCCGCCGCTGGGTGGACCTCGACGACAACAAGGCCTACCTCGAACTGAGCAACCGGCTCTACGCGGACCTGGTGTCCCGGTTGCGTTTCGACTTCCTCGTCGAGCGGGAGCGGTCCGGCTCCCTGTCCGACTTCGGCTGA
- a CDS encoding phage tail protein, whose amino-acid sequence MADPSPPPRPPTAAQDLAMAHRFVVSAGSRDLGAWSKVSGLSVKWDLAEHWVGDSDQYFKYAGVPKFERLKLSRAAERAGTGAVKAWLEEVKSSGGTPEEGAIAMLTSSGESVTSWTLREMFPVAWQISEFDAGASKVAVETLEIVYSGFLAPGSNLTR is encoded by the coding sequence GTGGCCGACCCCAGCCCACCACCACGGCCACCCACGGCCGCGCAGGACCTCGCGATGGCGCACCGCTTCGTGGTCAGCGCCGGGTCCCGCGACCTCGGCGCCTGGTCCAAGGTCAGCGGCCTGTCCGTCAAGTGGGACCTGGCCGAGCACTGGGTCGGCGACTCCGACCAGTACTTCAAGTACGCCGGGGTGCCGAAGTTCGAGCGCCTCAAGCTCAGCCGCGCCGCCGAGCGGGCGGGCACCGGGGCGGTGAAGGCGTGGCTGGAGGAGGTCAAGTCCTCCGGCGGCACCCCCGAGGAGGGCGCGATCGCGATGCTCACCTCGTCCGGCGAGTCCGTGACCAGCTGGACGCTGCGCGAGATGTTCCCCGTCGCCTGGCAGATCAGCGAGTTCGACGCGGGCGCGTCGAAGGTCGCCGTGGAGACGCTCGAAATCGTCTACTCCGGGTTCCTCGCGCCCGGCTCGAACCTCACCCGCTGA
- a CDS encoding phage tail protein yields MPPPQPAHGLAMRFHVQIDGLSLGNWSSCKGLDVKAKIERVYDPGDYSHRKILFADIDYPTVKLERAVDGASTPVLRKWLTEQFSPWRQPGTIPDLLEMVLGGQTATITLLDSQWAEVCSWTLRNVYPSGWAGPTLSAKESKVAIERLELEHEGFL; encoded by the coding sequence GTGCCACCACCGCAGCCGGCGCATGGCCTGGCCATGCGCTTCCACGTCCAGATCGACGGGCTCAGCCTGGGCAACTGGTCCTCCTGCAAGGGCTTGGACGTCAAGGCCAAGATCGAGCGCGTCTACGACCCCGGCGACTACAGCCACCGCAAGATCCTCTTCGCCGACATCGACTATCCCACGGTGAAGCTGGAACGCGCGGTGGACGGGGCCAGCACGCCGGTGCTGCGGAAGTGGCTGACCGAGCAGTTCTCCCCGTGGCGCCAGCCCGGCACCATCCCCGACCTGCTGGAAATGGTGCTGGGCGGGCAGACCGCGACCATCACGCTGCTGGACTCCCAGTGGGCCGAGGTGTGCTCGTGGACGCTGCGCAACGTCTACCCCAGCGGCTGGGCGGGGCCCACGTTGTCCGCCAAGGAAAGCAAGGTCGCCATCGAGCGGCTCGAACTCGAACACGAGGGGTTCCTGTGA
- a CDS encoding LysM peptidoglycan-binding domain-containing protein: MSWFSRAAGDSLRAGQLLSGNAKAMLVPEEIGFPVQFSFNPTKVALSRNAKNQGNQTTMDNPLSAAVKETAPVTIQLSGALLTGAVVTQAAVDQLLSWSEPKPTANLASRFGQAVDLLRRPGRITDTVRNTVSNAVNDIAPGFGGSGPTPPPTFVPAPGATASSSYQLPVLLFLWGVGGPMGNGAKVQIVSVSVDYKRFDWTGVPVMASVDLTLEAYQPEPPFTNPTSGGIPGRSKHVLTQGENVVRVATRTYGSPAAWRAVAEANDLDDPLRVRPGRELHLPGPGELGHEEVPA, translated from the coding sequence GTGAGCTGGTTCTCCCGCGCCGCCGGTGATTCGCTGCGTGCCGGGCAGTTGCTCAGCGGCAACGCCAAGGCGATGCTCGTGCCCGAGGAGATCGGCTTCCCGGTGCAGTTCTCCTTCAACCCGACCAAGGTCGCCCTCAGCCGCAACGCGAAGAACCAGGGCAACCAGACCACGATGGACAACCCGCTGTCGGCGGCGGTGAAGGAAACCGCCCCGGTGACCATCCAGCTCAGCGGGGCGCTGCTCACCGGCGCCGTGGTCACCCAGGCCGCGGTGGACCAGTTGCTGTCCTGGAGCGAACCGAAACCCACGGCCAACCTGGCCAGCCGGTTCGGGCAGGCGGTCGACCTGCTGCGCCGTCCGGGCCGCATCACCGACACCGTCCGCAACACCGTGAGCAACGCGGTCAACGACATCGCCCCGGGGTTCGGTGGCTCCGGCCCGACCCCGCCGCCCACCTTCGTGCCCGCGCCCGGCGCCACGGCCAGCAGCTCATACCAGCTGCCCGTGCTGCTGTTCCTGTGGGGCGTGGGCGGGCCGATGGGCAACGGCGCGAAGGTGCAGATCGTCAGCGTTTCGGTGGACTACAAGCGGTTCGACTGGACCGGCGTGCCGGTGATGGCCTCGGTGGACCTGACCCTGGAGGCCTACCAGCCGGAGCCGCCGTTCACCAACCCGACCTCCGGCGGCATCCCCGGCCGGTCCAAGCACGTGCTGACCCAGGGCGAGAACGTGGTCCGGGTCGCCACGCGCACCTACGGCTCACCCGCGGCCTGGCGGGCGGTGGCCGAAGCCAACGACCTCGACGACCCGCTGCGGGTGCGCCCCGGCCGGGAGCTGCACCTGCCAGGACCCGGTGAACTCGGCCACGAGGAGGTGCCGGCGTGA
- a CDS encoding phage baseplate assembly protein V translates to MISENPIANAEPTIRPTVFFGGTPLPPAIDGRLLRAVVDNDVNLPGMFELVFLDTDGRLVSSAGVRIGTEVAIAAGAAGSTGAPGVSAPLIVGEITAIEGVIDGMTCKTLLRGYTAAHRLQRARRSRSFLNVTDADVARQLAAEAGLALGTVVATSTTHAYLPQVNQTDWEFLTARALEIGYQVEVTNARFHFRPLVESSTSAGGGLGGKLRSGLANALNSAATATVSFPETLLSFRPRVTAGNLTPDVEVRVWDPMARQAFAENASTPSGTGPNANALGTQFTPTGAGAVTAGLSAVADAVGSGDLGGVNRGVELAGSQAGRAFSAETGALGDVAGSLLGSPIGYLGPPPSPTARVTVDQPFAGATEMATSGPLAAGAVGVAVGGTFAEAEGTAKGDPAIQPGTQLTVRDVPPTFAGRWRVSRARHIFDDSQHGYRTVFSVHGRQDRTMLGLASKSGSRGPTRRSTLDGVVCGVVSDCADPLGKGRVKVTLPWLAPDFETDWAPNVQFCSGPRGGAMFMPEVGDEVLLSFEFGDARRPYVLGAMMNNFTGWSVAAAGPIFAGGLAGLGAAGAAVAGQVAGAAIGGSLAGPAGSVVGGAIGSQLATDAANDAQQSIAGSVLTPGMLSEVHHRGIVSHTGNTLVFYDVPSPLQAPTATELTAPLAQVTAETGVDLTADGGGGTGAAPKQPVVPPLASAVRLGSQQGEVGVTVDQVNCGVNITAGPVLGVSSVPLPNVNITALNGFVNIGAGPTGTMMIDGGANLMIRSTTAITLQAPTINLLGLPLVNGVPIPL, encoded by the coding sequence GTGATCTCCGAGAACCCGATCGCCAACGCGGAACCCACGATCCGCCCCACGGTCTTCTTCGGCGGCACCCCGCTGCCCCCGGCCATCGACGGCCGGTTGCTGCGCGCGGTGGTGGACAACGACGTCAACCTCCCCGGCATGTTCGAACTGGTCTTCCTCGACACCGACGGGCGGCTGGTCAGCTCGGCCGGGGTGCGCATCGGCACCGAGGTCGCGATCGCGGCGGGCGCGGCGGGCAGCACCGGGGCCCCCGGCGTGTCTGCCCCGCTCATCGTCGGCGAGATCACCGCCATCGAAGGCGTCATCGACGGCATGACCTGCAAGACACTGCTCCGCGGGTACACCGCGGCGCACCGGCTCCAGCGCGCCCGGCGCAGCCGCAGTTTCCTCAACGTCACCGACGCGGACGTGGCCCGCCAGCTCGCCGCCGAAGCCGGGCTGGCGCTGGGCACGGTGGTGGCCACCAGCACCACCCACGCCTACCTGCCCCAGGTCAACCAGACCGACTGGGAGTTCCTGACCGCCCGCGCGCTGGAGATCGGCTACCAGGTGGAGGTCACCAACGCCCGGTTCCACTTCCGTCCGCTGGTCGAGTCGTCCACTTCGGCGGGCGGCGGGCTCGGGGGCAAGCTGCGCAGCGGGCTGGCCAACGCCCTCAACAGCGCCGCCACCGCCACGGTCAGCTTCCCCGAGACGCTGCTGTCGTTCCGGCCGCGGGTCACCGCGGGCAACCTGACCCCGGACGTGGAGGTCCGGGTGTGGGACCCGATGGCGCGCCAGGCGTTCGCCGAGAACGCGAGCACCCCGTCCGGGACCGGGCCGAACGCCAACGCACTGGGCACCCAGTTCACCCCGACCGGCGCGGGCGCGGTCACCGCGGGGCTGAGCGCCGTGGCCGACGCGGTGGGGTCCGGTGATCTCGGTGGCGTGAACCGGGGCGTGGAACTGGCGGGTTCGCAGGCGGGCCGGGCGTTCTCCGCCGAAACCGGCGCACTCGGCGACGTGGCCGGTTCGCTGCTCGGCTCCCCGATCGGCTACCTCGGCCCGCCGCCGAGCCCGACCGCCAGGGTGACGGTGGACCAGCCGTTCGCCGGTGCCACGGAGATGGCCACCTCCGGGCCGCTGGCCGCCGGCGCGGTCGGCGTCGCCGTGGGCGGCACCTTCGCCGAGGCCGAGGGCACCGCCAAGGGCGACCCCGCCATCCAGCCCGGCACCCAGCTGACCGTGCGGGACGTCCCGCCGACCTTCGCCGGGAGGTGGCGGGTGTCGCGGGCGCGGCACATCTTCGACGACAGCCAGCACGGCTACCGCACCGTGTTCTCCGTGCACGGGCGCCAGGACCGCACCATGCTCGGGCTGGCCTCGAAGAGCGGGAGCCGCGGGCCCACGCGCCGCTCCACCCTCGACGGTGTGGTGTGCGGGGTGGTCAGCGACTGCGCCGACCCGCTCGGCAAGGGCCGGGTCAAGGTGACCCTGCCGTGGCTCGCCCCCGACTTCGAGACCGACTGGGCGCCCAACGTGCAGTTCTGCTCCGGTCCGCGCGGCGGGGCGATGTTCATGCCCGAGGTCGGCGACGAGGTGCTGCTCTCGTTCGAGTTCGGCGACGCCCGACGGCCGTACGTGCTCGGCGCCATGATGAACAACTTCACCGGCTGGAGCGTGGCGGCCGCCGGGCCGATCTTCGCGGGCGGGCTGGCCGGGCTCGGCGCGGCGGGCGCGGCGGTGGCGGGCCAGGTCGCCGGCGCCGCGATCGGCGGCAGCCTGGCCGGGCCGGCCGGGTCGGTGGTCGGCGGGGCGATCGGCTCGCAACTGGCCACCGACGCGGCCAACGACGCGCAGCAGTCCATCGCCGGGTCGGTGCTCACCCCGGGCATGCTCAGCGAGGTCCACCACCGCGGCATCGTCTCCCACACCGGCAACACACTCGTTTTCTACGACGTGCCCTCGCCGCTGCAGGCGCCGACCGCGACCGAGCTGACCGCGCCGCTGGCGCAGGTCACCGCCGAAACCGGCGTCGACCTGACCGCGGACGGGGGCGGGGGCACCGGCGCCGCCCCGAAGCAGCCGGTGGTGCCGCCGCTGGCTTCGGCGGTGCGGCTCGGTTCGCAGCAGGGCGAGGTCGGGGTCACCGTGGACCAGGTCAACTGCGGGGTCAACATCACCGCGGGCCCGGTGCTCGGGGTGTCCTCGGTCCCGCTGCCGAACGTGAACATCACCGCGCTCAACGGTTTCGTCAACATCGGCGCCGGCCCCACCGGCACGATGATGATCGACGGCGGGGCCAACCTGATGATCCGCTCCACCACCGCGATCACCCTGCAGGCCCCGACGATCAACCTACTGGGGCTGCCGCTGGTCAACGGTGTGCCCATCCCCCTGTGA
- a CDS encoding GPW/gp25 family protein: MLPQKGATVHDFVGRGWSFPLGVTANGTIATAGGARKLEQAMSLVLSTYPGERPFRPAFGSKLRDFVYESASAVVFARIEQEVRESLSIWEPRTEVSEVRVHPAPDSEHLLLIDITYVIKGENDQRNLVHPFYTIPDEGSD; this comes from the coding sequence GTGCTCCCGCAGAAAGGCGCCACCGTGCACGACTTCGTCGGCCGGGGCTGGTCGTTCCCGCTCGGGGTGACCGCCAACGGCACCATCGCCACCGCCGGTGGCGCCCGCAAGCTCGAGCAGGCGATGTCGCTCGTGCTGTCCACCTACCCCGGCGAGCGCCCGTTCCGTCCCGCCTTCGGCTCGAAGCTGCGCGACTTCGTCTACGAGAGCGCGTCGGCGGTGGTGTTCGCCCGCATCGAGCAGGAGGTGCGGGAATCGCTGTCGATCTGGGAGCCGCGCACCGAGGTCTCCGAGGTCCGGGTCCACCCTGCGCCGGACAGCGAGCACCTGCTGCTGATCGACATCACCTACGTGATCAAGGGCGAGAACGACCAGCGCAACCTGGTCCACCCCTTCTACACGATCCCCGACGAAGGGAGTGACTGA